The Streptomyces bacillaris sequence GCTGCGTCGGCGCCGGGCTCGCCGTCCCCTCGGCGGTCGCCGAACCCGAGGGCACCGCCCTCAACCCGCTGCACCTCGCCTGGCCCGCCGGTTCGCCGGTACGGGACATCTTCGCCGCCTGCGTACGGGACGCCGGCATCGCGGGGCCCGCCTTCACCGGCAACGACGTCAACCTCACCGCGCTGGCCGAGCACCGCCACGGCGCCGGACGCGGCGCGCAGCACCTGCTCTGCGTCGCCACCGGCCACCGGGGCGTCGGCGGGGCCCTGGTCCTCGACGGCCGTCTGCACAGCGGGAGTTCGGGGCTCGCGCTGGAGGTGGGCCACCTCACCGTGAACCCCGAGGGGCGGCCCTGCCACTGCGGCGGCCGCGGCTGCCTCGACGTCGAGACGGACCCGCTCGCCTTCCTCACCACCGCCCGCCGGGACCCGGGCCCGGAGGAGTCGCTGCTCAAGCAGGCCGGTGATCTGCTGCGTACGGAGTACGAGGACGCGGACGTACGGCATGCCGCCGAGGAGCTGATCGACCGCCTGGGCCTGGGCCTCGCCGGGCTCGTGAACATCCTCAACCCGGACCGGATCATCCTCGGCGGCCTCCACCGCGAGCTGCTGGAGGCCGACCCGGAGCGGCTGCGGGCCGTCGTCGCCGACCGCAGCCTCTGGGGGCGCAGCGGCAGCGTGCCGATCCTGCCCTGCACCCTCACCCACAACAGCCTGGTCGGCGCCGCCGAACTGGCCTGGCAGCCGGTCCTCGACGACCCGCTGGCCGTTCTCGCCTGAGGAGGCGGGGGCGCGGGGCGCCGGGTGCGTGGGCCGCTGGCCGAGGGGAGCCTGTGGCCGGGCCCCGGCTCCCAGGCCGTAGGCCCCCGCCCCTCAGCTCCCCGGCCCCCGCACGAAGCCGAACGCCCGGGCCGGGTTGGTGGTCAGTACCGTGTCCAGCAGCTCCTTGCCCAGGGCCTCCTCGAGCCGGGGGCGTACCCGGCGCAGCAGATGCGGCATGCCCGGCGTCTCCGGCACCGTCGTGTCGCCGCCGAGCAGCAGCTGGCCGCCGAGCCCCGCCTCCGCGAGCGCCACCAGCTGGTCCGGCAGCCGCCAGTCCGTGGCGTGGTTGGCCCGGGAGGGGCCGTCGAAGGCGAGGAACGCCCCCGCCCGTCCGGCCTCCCGCTGGACGCCCACGTCGGGGCAGCGGCCCAGGTGGCCGAGGAGGACCCGGTCCGGCGCCACCTCCAGCTCGCCGCAGAGCAGGTCCAGGACGTCCAAGGCACCGGTGCCCAGCTCCAGGTGGACGCCGATCGGCGCACCGGTGCGGTGGTGGGCCTCGGAGGCGGCCGTCATGGTGCGCCGGGCGTGGGCGTCCACCCCGTGGAAGGCCCCCGCCACCTTGATCATCCCGGCTCGTACGCCGCTCTCCCCGATGCCCTCCGTCAGCTCGGCCACGAAGAGGTCGGAGAGGCGGGCGGGGTCGGGGAGGAAGGTGGGGGCGGGGGAGGCCGGGGAGCCTGGGTGCGAGTGGCCGAGCCGGTGCAGCACCTCGGGCGCGTAGTGCGCCGCCTGGTGCAGCCCCGTCGCCGCCACCACATGGACACCGGCCGAGGCGGAGAGCGCCGCGAGATCCGCCGCCCGCCGCCCCATCCCGTACGGCGTCCACTGCACGACCGTCCCGCCGCCCAGCTCCCGGAAC is a genomic window containing:
- a CDS encoding phosphotriesterase family protein: MVKLVRTALGDVPADELGICDAHDHLFLRSPRLPGQELDDPERAAGQLAAFRELGGGTVVQWTPYGMGRRAADLAALSASAGVHVVAATGLHQAAHYAPEVLHRLGHSHPGSPASPAPTFLPDPARLSDLFVAELTEGIGESGVRAGMIKVAGAFHGVDAHARRTMTAASEAHHRTGAPIGVHLELGTGALDVLDLLCGELEVAPDRVLLGHLGRCPDVGVQREAGRAGAFLAFDGPSRANHATDWRLPDQLVALAEAGLGGQLLLGGDTTVPETPGMPHLLRRVRPRLEEALGKELLDTVLTTNPARAFGFVRGPGS
- a CDS encoding ROK family protein: MNGKATTTRTKLERGRSALGPALELVHTGRAPTRAVLTSELGVTRATAGAVAAELEALGLIRVDSSPGSAAGSQGRPSHRLAVLETGPVVLAAQVHADGFRAALVGLGGRIVATAPGCVTVMADPAQVLGEVVAAGAGLLRESGLRCVGAGLAVPSAVAEPEGTALNPLHLAWPAGSPVRDIFAACVRDAGIAGPAFTGNDVNLTALAEHRHGAGRGAQHLLCVATGHRGVGGALVLDGRLHSGSSGLALEVGHLTVNPEGRPCHCGGRGCLDVETDPLAFLTTARRDPGPEESLLKQAGDLLRTEYEDADVRHAAEELIDRLGLGLAGLVNILNPDRIILGGLHRELLEADPERLRAVVADRSLWGRSGSVPILPCTLTHNSLVGAAELAWQPVLDDPLAVLA